One window of Candidatus Effluviviaceae Genus V sp. genomic DNA carries:
- a CDS encoding HAD-IC family P-type ATPase, with amino-acid sequence MSRPVNGWTAHDLVADEVVDRLDSSPDGLSAENARRRLERHGPNALATEEGAGPLTLLLRQLRSPLIYLLAGAAGVSLVAGKLVDAGVIVGVVVLNTVLGFIQEWRAEGALEALRQMAAPVARVLRDGRAQQVEAAEVVPGDVLLLTAGDRVAADARLLESNELRVDESSLTGESEPETKGSDPVDGDTPLGDRTSMVFMSTSVTGGQGRAVVVATGMQTEIGEIAGEVRATGREETPLQRRMHRLGVVLGVVGIALAALVFVLGLLGGHGMLDMLLFAVAVAVSAIPEGLPAAITVALALGLRRMAGRNAIIRRLTAVETLGSTTVICS; translated from the coding sequence ATGTCACGACCCGTGAATGGATGGACAGCCCACGACCTCGTTGCAGACGAGGTCGTGGACAGGCTGGACAGCTCCCCCGATGGCCTGAGCGCTGAGAACGCGCGGCGACGGCTCGAGCGGCACGGTCCCAACGCCCTCGCGACAGAGGAGGGCGCCGGGCCTCTGACGCTGCTCCTCAGGCAGCTCAGGAGCCCGCTCATCTATCTCCTCGCAGGAGCAGCCGGCGTTTCGCTCGTCGCCGGGAAGCTCGTCGATGCCGGCGTCATCGTCGGCGTCGTCGTCCTCAACACGGTCCTCGGTTTCATCCAAGAGTGGCGGGCCGAGGGCGCGCTCGAGGCCCTGCGGCAGATGGCGGCGCCGGTCGCCCGCGTCCTGCGGGACGGACGGGCACAGCAGGTCGAGGCGGCCGAGGTCGTTCCGGGAGATGTCCTTCTTCTGACGGCGGGCGATCGCGTGGCCGCCGACGCACGGCTCCTTGAGAGCAACGAACTTCGGGTCGACGAGTCGTCGCTGACCGGAGAGTCCGAGCCCGAGACGAAGGGGTCCGATCCCGTGGACGGGGACACGCCGCTCGGCGACCGCACGAGCATGGTCTTCATGTCCACCAGCGTGACGGGCGGGCAGGGCAGGGCCGTCGTCGTGGCGACCGGCATGCAGACCGAGATCGGCGAGATCGCCGGCGAGGTGCGCGCGACGGGGCGGGAGGAGACGCCGCTCCAGAGGCGCATGCACCGGCTCGGTGTCGTTCTGGGTGTTGTCGGGATAGCTCTCGCGGCGCTCGTGTTCGTGCTCGGGCTTCTCGGAGGTCACGGGATGCTCGACATGCTCCTCTTCGCCGTGGCCGTGGCTGTCTCGGCCATCCCGGAGGGTCTGCCGGCGGCCATCACGGTGGCCCTGGCGCTCGGACTCCGCCGCATGGCCGGCCGGAACGCGATCATCCGTCGTCTGACGGCCGTCGAGACCCTGGGCTCGACCACGGTCATCTGCTCC